From Miscanthus floridulus cultivar M001 chromosome 15, ASM1932011v1, whole genome shotgun sequence, the proteins below share one genomic window:
- the LOC136508546 gene encoding uncharacterized protein, with translation MVLLKWLMCGLLPRKKNLASSNSASYRRMAKDNRNFCHTECLDQMGELITNDLILLPTSSSHVGEDLDGEDLEDTDDKYMEGEDMAEDMNEDMYEEDKENEENRDEEDIDNNNGGSNAGSNIDDFCDLGYIYGKVAIDTNSTWIVKVTFVAPWNNIGSGGCLLSFEHVWLCTVNLVVAEC, from the exons atggTGCTGTTAAAATGGCTGATGTGCGGTCTGCtgccaagaaaaaaaaatcttgcaTCTTCAAATTCAGCATCTTATCGACGCATGGCCAAAGACAATCGGAATTTCTGTCATACTGAATGCCTTGACCAGATGGGGGAACTTATTACTAATGACTTGATACTG CTGCCCACTAGTTCATCTCATGTTGGCGAGGACTTGGATGGTGAGGACTTGGAGGACACAGATGACAAGTACATGGAAGGAGAGGACATGGCGGAGGACATGAATGAGGACATGTATGAAGAGGACAAAGAGAACGAAGAGAACAGGGATGAAGAGGACATCGACAACAACAATGGGGGCAGCAATGCTGGATCAAACATCGATGACTTTTGTGATCTGGGATATATATATGGTAAGGTTGCTATTGACACAAATAGCACATGGATTGTCAAAGTGACTTTTGTAGCTCCATGGAACAACATAGGTTCTGGTGGTTGTCTTTTGTCTTTTGAACATGTATGGCTGTGCACGGTTAACTTAGTAGTAGCTGAATGTTAG